In Stieleria varia, one genomic interval encodes:
- the ccsA gene encoding cytochrome c biogenesis protein: MATVTNNDALHSESVENHDVLDSLASVLRVLGSLKITVALFACSLILVLVGTLAQDEMNMQDVKQRYFVSWIARMHVDDFFPQAFYPHTRPFELVLPFPGGALIGTMLLINLIAAKVTRFKIHAKGNRLVAGLVFLAMGAFLTTLIVFTGHNAEGLQGAPPMSSATLWRLVQVTMGLGVVGLVFAANSIKQPVLQKLTFLLATIIGMVLMYTIFSGNRIDDPGLRIVWQLTKGLGAGLVLMVGCMLVFDRQGGNVLLHLGVALLMVGQFQFGDRQLEQRISLVEGDSTNTLVNLDQVELTLISKGETDDEVIAIPGSRLIDSFESKTAISDPTLPVDVRVLSFYENSKLADLDPNQTNPATKGIGTELQAVEDRKHGGTDSEVNVVSAYIDLIDKESGASIGTYLVSQLLSDRKMLFPGEKVDNHFDSVTIADTEYQLGLKYHREVKPYWVQLEDVRRTNYAGTSTPRDYSSFVRIIDPETGEDRRERIWMNNPLRYRGETFFQSSYTPLPSGKELTGLQVVRNSGWLIPYVACSITSLGMLVHFLGTLNRFVGRRERELRQRRQLQKLAGDTSSGIKGFVIAAAIMAVFAVFSLVPWTAVKDSLRPQTRDTHFDLYAAGKIPTKYGGRVLPLDAYARQALKAMSNRESLYLEIPEPYEYDESDETKTSETVSANNVAFTQAENSDTADTDTADSTPDADAAQDPNSDTEDPLAAMKDRVGGKKEKISALQWLMEVAIDSDSLQELPMFRIDSDEIRTELGLERRKSKLYSLMELRTNWSRALTLMREAGEKDPAERSFKEKKLMELQGRFTQYVMTAQAFQQPFLPSIDPARLPPGITMQDVMTRALQELASEMARLSNSSAPAIIPPSAKDAEVAVDTVAWQPFASAAFEQMKAAAQDSEETIAGVATFESMLSAYRTKDHEAFNKAVDQHIADVQAYPIPRYSPGKVRLERWMNSNWPTGVATVFYIIAVILGLIYFATGFSNIRTATTGVLLVTLIIHTIAILSRIYITGRAPVINIYSSAVFIGWAAVVFGMGVEQIFKQGFGNILAATSGMLTLLVAYGLSSGDTMPVLQAVLDTQFWLATHVISVSLGYVATLVAGMLGIGLLVANWSGMTSEKQRNLYRMIYGASCFGILFSFVGTVLGGLWADDSWGRFWGWDPKENGALLIVIWNALMLHARWDGMVKDRGFAILAIGGNIVTAWSWFGTNELGIGLHSYGFTQGVLMWLSIFVVSQLTFLVAGLCFWRDKNDDGPIAPRSVDPSISI; encoded by the coding sequence ATGGCAACCGTCACGAACAACGACGCGCTTCATAGCGAATCTGTCGAAAACCACGACGTCCTTGACTCGCTGGCATCTGTCCTCCGCGTTCTCGGTTCGCTCAAGATCACGGTCGCCCTGTTCGCTTGTTCGCTGATCCTTGTCCTCGTCGGCACACTTGCCCAGGACGAGATGAACATGCAAGACGTCAAGCAGCGGTACTTCGTATCGTGGATCGCCCGAATGCACGTGGACGACTTCTTTCCACAAGCCTTCTACCCACACACGCGGCCCTTTGAACTGGTGCTGCCGTTTCCCGGTGGAGCGCTCATCGGCACGATGCTGCTGATCAACTTGATCGCCGCCAAAGTCACCCGGTTCAAGATCCACGCCAAAGGAAACCGACTCGTTGCTGGATTGGTATTCCTGGCTATGGGCGCATTCCTCACCACCTTGATCGTGTTCACCGGGCACAATGCGGAAGGCTTGCAGGGAGCACCTCCGATGAGTTCGGCGACACTCTGGCGGTTGGTCCAAGTCACCATGGGATTGGGAGTGGTGGGACTCGTGTTCGCCGCCAACAGCATCAAACAACCTGTCCTGCAAAAACTGACGTTTCTCCTAGCGACGATCATCGGCATGGTGCTGATGTACACGATCTTTTCAGGCAACCGCATCGACGATCCAGGACTACGTATCGTCTGGCAGTTGACCAAAGGCCTCGGTGCAGGACTTGTCTTGATGGTCGGATGCATGCTGGTGTTCGATCGCCAAGGCGGCAACGTGCTGCTGCACCTCGGTGTCGCACTGTTGATGGTCGGACAGTTTCAGTTCGGCGATCGTCAATTGGAGCAACGCATCAGCTTGGTCGAAGGCGACTCGACGAACACGCTGGTCAATCTGGACCAAGTCGAATTGACTCTGATCTCCAAAGGCGAGACGGACGACGAAGTCATCGCGATCCCCGGCAGTCGGCTGATCGATTCCTTTGAGTCCAAGACCGCCATCTCCGATCCAACATTACCCGTCGATGTCCGCGTGTTGAGCTTCTACGAAAACTCCAAACTCGCCGACCTGGATCCCAATCAAACCAACCCCGCGACGAAGGGAATCGGCACCGAACTCCAGGCGGTCGAAGACCGCAAACACGGCGGCACGGATTCCGAAGTCAATGTCGTGTCGGCTTACATCGATTTGATCGACAAAGAATCCGGAGCCTCGATCGGTACCTACCTTGTCAGTCAGCTCCTGTCTGATCGCAAAATGCTGTTCCCCGGTGAAAAGGTGGACAACCACTTCGACTCGGTCACCATTGCGGACACCGAGTATCAACTGGGCCTGAAATATCATCGCGAAGTCAAACCGTACTGGGTCCAACTGGAAGACGTTCGTCGCACCAATTACGCCGGAACCAGCACACCACGTGATTATTCTTCGTTCGTGCGAATCATCGACCCCGAAACGGGAGAAGATCGCAGGGAACGCATCTGGATGAACAACCCACTGCGTTACCGCGGCGAAACATTCTTTCAATCCAGCTACACACCCTTGCCCAGTGGTAAGGAACTGACGGGACTACAGGTCGTCCGCAACTCGGGCTGGTTGATCCCCTACGTCGCCTGCAGCATCACGTCGCTGGGCATGCTGGTCCACTTCCTGGGCACCCTGAATCGCTTTGTCGGTCGACGTGAACGTGAACTTCGCCAAAGACGACAGCTTCAAAAACTCGCCGGTGATACATCGTCCGGCATCAAAGGGTTTGTTATCGCAGCGGCAATCATGGCAGTCTTTGCCGTTTTCAGCCTCGTTCCTTGGACCGCGGTCAAAGATTCACTGCGGCCACAAACACGCGACACTCATTTCGATCTCTATGCCGCTGGAAAAATCCCGACCAAGTACGGCGGTCGCGTGTTGCCGCTCGATGCATACGCCCGTCAAGCACTCAAGGCGATGAGCAACCGCGAATCGCTCTACCTGGAAATCCCAGAACCTTACGAGTACGACGAGTCGGACGAGACCAAGACCTCAGAAACCGTGTCCGCCAATAACGTCGCCTTCACTCAAGCTGAGAACAGCGACACAGCCGACACGGACACAGCGGATTCCACTCCAGACGCCGACGCCGCCCAGGACCCGAATTCTGACACGGAGGATCCGTTGGCCGCAATGAAAGACCGCGTCGGAGGCAAGAAAGAAAAGATCTCTGCCCTGCAGTGGCTGATGGAGGTCGCGATCGACTCAGATTCGCTGCAAGAACTGCCGATGTTCCGCATCGACTCAGACGAGATCCGTACCGAACTCGGACTGGAACGACGCAAGAGCAAACTCTACTCGCTGATGGAATTGAGGACCAACTGGAGCCGTGCGTTGACCTTGATGCGAGAAGCCGGAGAAAAAGATCCCGCTGAGCGATCTTTCAAAGAAAAGAAACTGATGGAGTTGCAAGGACGTTTCACGCAATACGTGATGACCGCGCAAGCCTTTCAACAACCCTTCCTGCCGTCCATCGATCCCGCTCGCTTGCCGCCGGGCATCACGATGCAGGACGTCATGACACGGGCCTTGCAAGAATTGGCAAGCGAGATGGCACGACTGTCCAATTCATCGGCACCCGCCATCATTCCGCCATCGGCCAAGGATGCCGAGGTAGCCGTCGACACCGTTGCTTGGCAACCGTTTGCCTCAGCAGCGTTTGAGCAGATGAAAGCCGCCGCACAAGACAGCGAAGAAACGATTGCCGGCGTGGCCACCTTTGAATCCATGCTCAGTGCCTATCGCACGAAGGATCACGAAGCGTTCAACAAAGCGGTCGATCAGCACATTGCGGATGTGCAAGCCTATCCGATCCCCCGTTACTCTCCCGGCAAAGTCCGCTTGGAGCGATGGATGAACTCGAACTGGCCCACCGGTGTGGCGACGGTTTTCTACATCATCGCTGTGATTTTGGGACTGATCTATTTTGCTACCGGATTCTCAAACATCCGAACGGCGACCACCGGTGTCCTGCTGGTGACATTGATCATTCATACGATCGCGATCCTTTCGCGGATCTACATCACCGGACGCGCGCCCGTGATCAACATCTATTCGTCTGCCGTGTTCATCGGCTGGGCGGCTGTCGTGTTTGGCATGGGTGTCGAACAGATCTTCAAACAAGGGTTCGGCAACATCCTCGCCGCCACCAGCGGCATGCTGACCCTGCTCGTCGCGTACGGATTGAGCTCGGGCGATACGATGCCCGTGCTGCAAGCCGTATTGGACACCCAATTTTGGTTGGCCACCCACGTGATCAGTGTTTCACTCGGATACGTCGCCACACTCGTCGCCGGCATGCTTGGGATCGGCTTGCTGGTGGCCAATTGGAGCGGGATGACGAGCGAAAAACAACGCAACCTGTATCGAATGATTTATGGTGCATCGTGCTTCGGCATCCTCTTCAGCTTCGTCGGCACCGTACTGGGCGGACTGTGGGCCGACGACAGTTGGGGACGTTTCTGGGGATGGGACCCCAAAGAAAACGGAGCGTTGCTGATCGTCATCTGGAACGCATTGATGTTGCATGCCCGCTGGGACGGCATGGTGAAAGACCGCGGATTCGCCATCTTGGCCATCGGTGGAAACATCGTCACGGCGTGGAGCTGGTTCGGCACGAACGAGTTGGGCATCGGCCTGCACAGCTATGGCTTCACGCAAGGTGTCCTGATGTGGCTCTCGATCTTTGTGGTCTCACAACTGACGTTTCTCGTCGCCGGACTCTGCTTCTGGCGAGACAAAAACGACGACGGGCCAATCGCACCACGCTCCGTCGATCCCTCGATTTCGATTTGA
- a CDS encoding prenyltransferase/squalene oxidase repeat-containing protein — protein sequence MNPKQTRRDWLRQATVLSAIGLSASVGRPVHAEENAKWEESVRKGLDWLSRTQSSRGHWNTQVYPTAMAALAGTAMIASGSTTTQGPYAKPIARTADYLISKANSNGLIGDPKTDSRYTYGHGFAMLFMSQVLGEEGLLDRRRELVEVLTKAVEFSGNAQTAAGGWGYVSAAEGNDFDEGSTTITQVQGLRGCRNAGIPVSGEIIQRAKDYIYGCKNKDGGISYSSRQRGSSRPAITAAALAALYNAGDYDSEHVPEMLAYAKENLHNISDTARAFGHWNYTYLYYSQVVYRQGDELWKPFRQKLYDQIATTQRPDGYWEGQIHQVYVSACNLIMMQLDHSYLPIYQR from the coding sequence ATGAATCCAAAACAAACCCGACGTGACTGGCTTCGGCAGGCGACAGTGTTGTCCGCGATCGGGCTGTCTGCGTCCGTGGGGCGGCCTGTCCATGCTGAGGAAAATGCCAAATGGGAGGAGTCCGTTCGCAAAGGGCTTGATTGGTTGAGCCGAACCCAGTCCTCTCGCGGCCATTGGAACACTCAGGTCTATCCGACCGCGATGGCGGCGCTTGCCGGGACGGCGATGATCGCTAGTGGTTCGACGACGACTCAGGGTCCCTACGCCAAACCGATCGCAAGAACTGCGGATTACTTGATCAGCAAAGCCAACAGCAACGGGTTGATCGGAGATCCGAAGACCGATTCACGCTACACCTACGGGCACGGATTTGCGATGTTGTTTATGTCGCAAGTCTTGGGCGAAGAAGGCTTGTTGGATCGGCGACGTGAACTGGTCGAGGTGTTGACTAAGGCAGTCGAGTTCAGCGGCAACGCTCAGACGGCGGCTGGCGGATGGGGCTACGTTTCAGCGGCCGAAGGAAACGATTTCGACGAAGGCTCCACGACGATCACGCAAGTGCAAGGGCTGCGTGGTTGTCGCAACGCGGGGATTCCTGTGAGCGGCGAGATCATTCAACGTGCAAAAGACTACATCTACGGTTGTAAGAACAAGGATGGCGGAATCAGCTACAGCAGTCGCCAGCGTGGCAGCAGTCGTCCGGCGATCACTGCGGCGGCCTTGGCGGCGCTTTACAACGCGGGTGACTACGACAGCGAGCACGTACCCGAGATGCTCGCTTACGCCAAAGAGAATTTGCACAACATCAGTGACACGGCTCGCGCGTTCGGTCACTGGAACTACACCTACTTGTACTACAGCCAAGTCGTGTATCGCCAAGGCGACGAGCTTTGGAAACCGTTTCGTCAAAAGCTGTACGATCAAATCGCAACCACGCAGCGTCCCGATGGATATTGGGAAGGCCAGATCCATCAAGTCTACGTGTCCGCCTGTAACCTGATCATGATGCAATTGGACCACAGCTACCTACCGATCTATCAGCGGTAA
- a CDS encoding PQQ-binding-like beta-propeller repeat protein, which translates to MPHLLPRVTTSFLLACTLTCVTASSARSGDTDWPQWRGPNRDGHAAPQELLQDWPSGGPPMSWTAVNLGTGYSTVSVVDGKVFTMGANDDECFAICLSLGDGSEIWKTPVARAGNSGDYNDQWGAGPRGTPTVDGDQVFVVTDIGTVAALAKDTGELLWSTSMTADHGGQVPTWGYSESPLVDGDRVVVTPGENNFMIALDRNSGKKVWGSKGIHEPAQYVSIMRGQRKQTAFYLTASKSGLIAVDCKSGDEVFRDTATGNQTAVIPTPILHDRFIYHTSAYGAGNTLLKIKDKPDGLSVQSVYALSNKSMENNHGGVVLVNDVIYGFTKSNGGNWMAQDMQSGDTLWEQGERPNRSGAICYADGRLYCYNDQDGTVHLAEPNRSDWISHGKLTLPKQTELDRGKGAIWTHPVVAAGKLIIRDQDLMYAYDIAAD; encoded by the coding sequence ATGCCTCACCTGCTTCCTCGCGTCACCACTTCGTTTCTGCTTGCCTGCACACTCACCTGCGTCACCGCATCATCCGCACGCTCCGGCGACACAGATTGGCCCCAGTGGCGAGGCCCCAATCGCGACGGACACGCCGCTCCCCAAGAACTGTTGCAAGACTGGCCATCAGGCGGTCCGCCGATGAGTTGGACGGCGGTGAATTTGGGTACGGGCTACTCCACCGTGTCGGTCGTCGACGGAAAAGTTTTCACGATGGGTGCCAACGATGACGAATGCTTTGCGATCTGCCTGTCGCTCGGTGACGGCAGTGAAATCTGGAAAACACCCGTCGCCCGCGCCGGCAACTCGGGCGACTACAACGACCAGTGGGGCGCCGGCCCTCGCGGCACACCGACGGTCGATGGCGACCAAGTCTTCGTGGTCACCGACATTGGTACCGTGGCTGCTCTGGCCAAAGACACCGGTGAACTTCTCTGGTCGACTTCGATGACCGCCGACCACGGCGGCCAGGTCCCGACCTGGGGCTACAGTGAATCGCCATTGGTCGATGGCGATCGAGTGGTGGTGACACCGGGCGAAAATAACTTCATGATCGCCTTGGATCGAAACAGCGGAAAAAAAGTCTGGGGTTCAAAAGGAATTCACGAACCCGCACAGTACGTCTCCATCATGCGAGGCCAACGAAAACAAACTGCGTTTTACTTGACCGCCAGCAAAAGCGGTTTGATCGCGGTTGATTGCAAGAGTGGAGACGAGGTCTTTCGTGATACCGCAACGGGCAATCAAACCGCTGTGATCCCGACGCCCATTCTGCATGATCGCTTCATCTATCACACCAGCGCGTACGGCGCGGGCAACACCCTGCTGAAGATCAAGGACAAACCGGACGGACTCTCGGTGCAGTCCGTCTATGCACTGTCCAACAAATCCATGGAAAACAATCACGGTGGCGTCGTTTTGGTCAACGACGTGATCTACGGATTCACGAAATCCAACGGCGGGAACTGGATGGCCCAAGACATGCAGTCCGGTGACACGCTATGGGAACAAGGTGAACGCCCCAACCGCAGCGGCGCCATCTGTTACGCCGACGGTCGTCTGTACTGCTACAACGATCAAGACGGCACGGTCCATTTGGCGGAACCCAATCGCAGCGATTGGATTTCCCACGGCAAATTGACGCTGCCCAAGCAAACCGAGCTGGATCGCGGCAAAGGAGCCATCTGGACGCACCCGGTCGTCGCCGCCGGCAAGTTGATCATCCGCGACCAAGACCTGATGTACGCCTACGACATCGCCGCGGATTGA
- the mutM gene encoding bifunctional DNA-formamidopyrimidine glycosylase/DNA-(apurinic or apyrimidinic site) lyase, producing the protein MPELPEVETMRRGVLPIVGTRIVSAERPPCPRRPILFQPTISTFDRRVAGKTITDIQRLGKRVIVILEDDQAIVMEPRMTGLVLLSDPPTIEHLRLRLELSSESNRQLLFWDRRGLGTVRLYRPGELATKVRARLGMDALEITSQQLQQSLKSSRRAVKVALLDQSAVAGIGNLYAAEILFVAGVDPRTRCDRLTRPQWQRIRAAAQLVLAEAIEHEGSTLSDGTYRNALNDAGGYQNYHRVYDREGECCARCGKAEIRRIVQAQRSTFFCPVCQRKSGLYEGVADLRESSLDV; encoded by the coding sequence ATGCCTGAATTGCCCGAAGTCGAAACGATGCGACGAGGTGTGCTGCCGATCGTGGGCACACGCATCGTTTCCGCCGAACGACCGCCCTGCCCTCGTCGTCCGATTCTGTTTCAGCCGACGATCTCCACATTTGATCGACGCGTTGCCGGCAAGACGATCACAGACATTCAGCGGTTGGGCAAACGGGTGATTGTGATCTTGGAGGATGATCAAGCGATCGTAATGGAGCCTCGCATGACCGGCTTGGTCTTGTTGAGCGATCCGCCCACCATAGAACACTTGCGTTTGCGATTAGAGTTATCAAGTGAGTCGAATCGACAGTTGCTGTTCTGGGATCGTAGGGGACTCGGTACGGTGCGTTTGTACCGCCCCGGTGAGTTGGCGACAAAGGTACGTGCACGACTGGGAATGGATGCTCTGGAGATCACATCGCAGCAACTGCAGCAAAGTCTCAAGTCCAGCCGGCGCGCCGTGAAGGTGGCATTGCTGGACCAATCCGCAGTCGCTGGAATTGGCAATCTCTACGCTGCGGAAATTCTGTTCGTTGCCGGGGTCGATCCGAGGACGCGATGTGACCGGTTGACGCGGCCCCAATGGCAGCGGATTCGTGCCGCGGCGCAGTTGGTTCTGGCGGAGGCGATCGAGCACGAGGGCAGCACGCTCAGCGATGGAACCTATCGAAACGCATTGAATGACGCAGGTGGCTATCAAAACTATCATCGGGTCTACGATCGAGAGGGAGAATGCTGTGCCCGTTGCGGAAAAGCCGAAATTCGCCGAATCGTTCAAGCTCAACGAAGCACATTTTTCTGTCCGGTTTGCCAGCGAAAGTCAGGTTTATACGAGGGAGTGGCCGATTTGCGGGAGTCGTCACTCGATGTGTGA
- a CDS encoding ABC transporter ATP-binding protein codes for MPILTSRQRFRQYREMVRERNARGQSASERGHGHHHSEHKPKKLGDKDRGFFELFGSFWSLLANHRRQILFSLALLTVAISLRLIPPVGTKLAIDCVLTTPPKPFPAWLEFIAVPSSRLGQLFFIAMAVVVVTLIATFIHLCSRWIATKAVNQTQITVRRRVFEHTIRLPLHQVYDLKSGGVASLIREDAGGVADLIFSMLYNPWRAIVQFIGSLIILVFVDWKLMVGGLLLLPIVWLTHRTWINRIRPMYRDIRKQRQKIDSGATETFGGIRVVRTFSRSRDESSRFVREGGFLVRQQLFTWWWTRIIETIWEVIIPLASTALLLYGGYQIINAELTLGELMMFLIYLTMLLDPIATIASSAVGFQNNLAGLDRVLDVLEAEKELPSRPGAVSVEKELVAGNIEISGLSFAYPGSETQVLHDVTLTIAAGETVALVGRSGAGKTTLTNLIARFYDPQSGSIRLDGRDLRDIQLESYRRLLGIVEQEVFMFDGTIRENIAYSTRHATDQEIVQAATAAAANEFIDKLPLGYDSVIGERGVKLSGGQRQRLAIARAILANPKILILDEATSNLDSESERLIQRSLDELLQDRTAFVIAHRLSTITGADKIIVLEDGRVAEVGTHEELLRKGGRYRDMIHLQMSDPVVPSPS; via the coding sequence ATGCCAATTCTCACCAGTCGACAACGATTCCGTCAGTACCGTGAAATGGTCCGCGAGCGAAATGCACGCGGACAATCAGCCAGCGAGCGAGGTCACGGGCACCATCACTCGGAACACAAGCCCAAGAAACTGGGCGACAAGGATCGTGGATTCTTTGAGCTATTCGGTTCCTTTTGGAGCCTGCTGGCCAACCACCGTCGCCAAATCCTTTTCTCGCTAGCCTTGCTGACCGTCGCCATCTCGCTGCGGCTGATTCCGCCCGTGGGCACCAAGCTGGCAATCGACTGCGTCCTGACGACACCGCCGAAGCCGTTTCCGGCGTGGCTGGAATTCATCGCAGTCCCATCGTCGCGACTGGGGCAATTGTTTTTCATAGCAATGGCCGTCGTCGTGGTCACACTGATCGCCACCTTCATTCATCTGTGCAGCCGTTGGATCGCCACCAAAGCCGTCAACCAAACGCAGATCACCGTACGACGTCGCGTCTTTGAACACACCATTCGACTGCCGTTGCACCAAGTCTATGACCTCAAGAGCGGTGGCGTTGCCAGTTTGATCCGAGAAGATGCCGGCGGTGTTGCCGATCTGATCTTCAGCATGCTCTACAACCCCTGGCGTGCGATCGTCCAATTCATCGGCAGCCTGATCATCCTGGTCTTCGTCGATTGGAAACTGATGGTCGGCGGTTTGCTGTTGTTGCCCATTGTTTGGTTGACTCACCGAACCTGGATCAACCGTATTCGCCCGATGTACCGCGACATCCGCAAACAACGCCAAAAAATTGACTCGGGTGCGACCGAAACATTCGGTGGCATCCGCGTGGTCCGAACCTTCTCGCGTTCTCGTGATGAGTCGTCACGATTCGTTCGCGAAGGCGGCTTCCTGGTTCGACAACAACTCTTTACCTGGTGGTGGACCCGGATCATCGAAACGATTTGGGAAGTCATCATTCCGCTCGCTTCGACCGCGCTGCTGCTCTACGGCGGCTATCAAATCATCAACGCGGAATTGACGCTTGGTGAGCTGATGATGTTCTTGATTTACTTGACCATGCTGTTGGACCCGATCGCGACGATCGCCAGCAGTGCCGTCGGATTCCAAAACAATTTGGCCGGCCTCGATCGCGTACTCGACGTGTTGGAAGCCGAGAAGGAGCTGCCCAGTCGCCCCGGTGCCGTCAGCGTCGAAAAAGAGCTTGTCGCCGGCAATATCGAAATCAGCGGTCTGTCGTTTGCCTATCCCGGCAGCGAAACACAAGTGCTGCACGATGTCACACTCACCATCGCTGCAGGGGAAACGGTCGCATTGGTCGGCCGCAGTGGTGCCGGAAAGACGACGCTAACCAACTTGATCGCCAGGTTCTATGATCCACAATCGGGCAGCATTCGATTGGATGGACGCGATCTGCGAGACATTCAACTGGAAAGCTATCGGCGTCTGCTGGGAATCGTCGAACAAGAAGTATTCATGTTCGACGGAACGATCCGCGAGAACATCGCTTACTCGACTCGACACGCAACAGATCAGGAAATCGTGCAAGCGGCGACGGCGGCTGCGGCCAACGAGTTCATCGACAAGCTACCACTGGGTTACGACTCCGTGATCGGCGAACGCGGTGTCAAACTTTCCGGAGGCCAACGCCAACGACTGGCCATCGCACGCGCGATTCTGGCCAATCCCAAAATTCTGATCCTTGACGAAGCCACCAGCAACTTGGACAGCGAAAGCGAACGCTTGATCCAACGCAGCCTGGACGAACTGCTGCAGGACCGGACCGCGTTCGTGATCGCCCACCGCCTGAGCACGATCACCGGTGCCGACAAGATCATCGTGTTGGAGGACGGCCGCGTGGCCGAAGTCGGAACGCACGAGGAGCTGCTGCGTAAAGGTGGCCGGTATCGCGATATGATTCATCTGCAAATGAGCGACCCCGTCGTCCCCTCACCGAGCTAG
- a CDS encoding DUF429 domain-containing protein encodes MAAKVYSTAKTPFCSPILSGPSELVNATKPSTIRLPEIRSVMGVDFSGAALSGKTAWCAQMRPIGVCADGLPRLRLDSLDRLGRLAGEDRREAVCGYLVDRISGGEKTFWGCDFPFGLPIELQLGDWPSQLEHVAEFSRDQGFAGIQGRSSVGAKDYGRHLVKLTQQRVSTMHTRRDTDRETQTPFDCYHYRIIYQTYHGMKDVLAPLAGRSDVAVLPFQYERLRSRKPVSRLVVEACPSSTLKRLGLPHQRYKQSGGKPPEAIHKRTRQVILKTITRWVELTPYRRRVIMNDSGGDALDAVLAGLGSWQDWAAADHQHLAGHHRYPVEGRVYA; translated from the coding sequence GTGGCCGCTAAAGTTTATTCGACAGCAAAGACGCCGTTCTGTTCCCCGATTCTCTCTGGACCATCCGAGTTGGTCAACGCGACGAAACCATCGACCATCCGTCTGCCCGAGATCCGGTCCGTCATGGGCGTTGATTTCAGTGGTGCCGCATTGTCCGGAAAAACAGCGTGGTGTGCTCAAATGCGACCCATTGGTGTCTGCGCGGACGGTTTGCCCAGGCTGAGGCTGGATTCTTTGGACCGACTGGGCCGTTTGGCGGGCGAGGATCGACGCGAAGCCGTCTGTGGTTATTTAGTGGACCGGATTTCCGGCGGCGAGAAAACTTTCTGGGGATGCGATTTTCCCTTCGGATTGCCGATCGAGCTCCAGTTGGGGGATTGGCCGTCGCAATTGGAGCATGTGGCGGAGTTTTCTCGCGATCAGGGATTCGCGGGCATCCAAGGCAGATCCTCTGTCGGGGCCAAGGACTACGGTCGACATCTCGTCAAATTGACCCAGCAGCGAGTTTCGACGATGCACACGCGGCGGGACACGGATCGAGAAACACAAACGCCGTTTGACTGCTATCACTATCGCATCATCTACCAGACCTATCATGGGATGAAAGACGTTCTGGCACCGCTGGCAGGCCGCTCCGATGTTGCGGTGCTGCCATTTCAGTACGAACGGTTGCGGTCGCGGAAACCGGTTTCGCGGCTGGTGGTTGAGGCCTGTCCGTCGTCCACGTTGAAGCGATTGGGATTGCCGCATCAGCGCTACAAACAATCTGGTGGCAAACCGCCCGAAGCGATCCACAAAAGGACGCGGCAGGTGATTTTGAAAACGATCACTCGCTGGGTGGAGCTGACGCCCTATCGACGTCGTGTGATCATGAATGATTCCGGCGGTGACGCTTTGGATGCGGTGTTGGCGGGTTTGGGAAGCTGGCAGGATTGGGCCGCCGCAGACCATCAACATTTGGCCGGTCACCACCGATATCCGGTCGAGGGACGTGTTTATGCCTGA